The following are from one region of the Malassezia vespertilionis chromosome 4, complete sequence genome:
- the pis1 gene encoding CDP-diacylglycerol--inositol 3-phosphatidyltransferase (BUSCO:EOG09264CP8; EggNog:ENOG503NV6B; TransMembrane:3 (o32-54i61-80o166-184i); COG:I), which yields MAPAKRGKKDVSARAVTKSMSKVSVEEDTTDVFLFVPNLIGYARVILAAISLYYMRDNPKVCTVLYCVSCMLDAFDGMFARRLDQATKFGAVLDMVTDRCTTSSLLCFLTAAYPRCALLFQGLITLDFSSHYIHMYTTLVAGSKSHKIVDSEVSKILSLYYTDNRVLFIFCACNEIFFVCLYLMDFYKQPLELQIAPLLPHAMLKAIYADRNGLFYHAIFYYIPSLTWPQILGAVTLPICAMKQAINAVQFWKAAKRLAEIDCEERSQRRAKHIK from the exons ATGGCGCCAGCGAAGCGAGGAAAGAAAGATGtgtccgcgcgcgccgtgaCAAAATCTATGAGCAAAGTGAGCGTGGAAGAGGATACGACGGATGTGTTCCTTTTTGTGCCGAATTTGATTG GCTACGCAAGGGTTATTCTCGCAGCGATTTCTCTGTACTACATGCGCGATAATCCCAAGGTTTGCACCGTGCTATACTGCGTATCATGCATGTTGGATGCCTTTGATGGCATGTTTGCACGCCGGCTGGATCAGGCGACCAAGTTTGGTGCCGTGCTTGATATGGTCACTGATCGGTGCACCACCTCGTCCTTGCTGTGTTTCCTTACAGCGGCGTACCCccgctgtgcgctgcttttccaGGGTCTGATTACACTTGACTTTAGCAGCCATTACATTCACATGTACAC CACGCTCGTGGCGGGCAGCAAGTCGCACAAAATCGTGGACTCGGAGGTGTCAAAGATTTTATCCTTGTATTATACCGACAAT CGTGTCTTGTTTATTTTCTGCGCGTGCAACGAGATCTTCTTCGTGTGCTTGTATTTGATGGATTTTTACAAACAGCCTCTTGAATTGCAAATCGCTCCGCTGCTTCCTCATGCCATGCTGAAGGCCATTTACGCAGACAGGAACGGCCTTTTCTACCACGCTATATTTTATTATATTCCTTCGTTGACCTGGCCGCAAATTCTTGGCGCGGTGACACTGCCGATTTGTGCGATGAAGCAAGCCATCAACGCAGTGCAGTTCTGGAAAGCGGCAAAGCGCCTTGCAGAGATCGATTGCGAAGagcgcagccagcgccgcgcgaagcaTATCAAATAG
- the ORC3 gene encoding Origin recognition complex subunit 3 (COG:L; EggNog:ENOG503NVAV), producing the protein MEEALDTEPITVIAYDPNEEENACPFPQLDMFEKNTEPARMRYTAFASAWRRARERLLQLLHTMYAPALESVVENITKIPMLHGNVVHGVAIDASGCATYEGIAALLADKLCCDKRISVAVTPSQCTNLVAALSAFVTETVLQGERALAEAHRSTSFEAHDAKRASMAAMFYTHEPGDLGLLPAFFDESFGEEWPRVTLLLVGVEQYPVAVLNDFLQALLTWACTLPSAHAQWLSIVLVNTAPTPVLLHTRIPDNERNVWVQAVLTQPVLHLLDLSHMSFPDKTVFWEEVVLQFFLAPQTGLWLGRSMLAMVRRRYWHIEASWESVAQCIRLCYQHHFHTRAMSACADCAFTESQIEQSWTPEMYDAMRVALFAEYAPSAAPKIPRSVRPLLRDNTKLLRHLPEVRAQMYATETMRIIMMTVLTILFVYTDMHGIHGTRLSLTGCLATLLEWDPPFTDWDKCRTAASALTATTPTSAQLLALLQNLCATIPPSRIESMLDAMLLALQARKNVVDHENALIIDETTARLAHLKSTAGAQGTQSGTDTDPLAVRDVFTAWLTDAWADMRTYKPSGLGAAIWTYDFADPISAASEGAARASLLISLDEPGASLASMYAAVAGASGQRQLAVEHDWPEQTLGGSEVAALRSVLQEVQDAGVPDVCRAYALYKDSAKFINLADWFDAFSHSLEADARAENTPIPFQDALQVRFSLAINELAHMGLLMPTGRKPEHLTRMVWDLAVDGLPGDGAQ; encoded by the exons ATGGAAGAAGCGTTGGATACAGAG CCCATCACGGTCATTGCATATGATCCTAATGAAGAGGAAAATGCGTGCCCATTTCCGCAGCTCGACATGTTTGAAAAAAACACGGAGCCCGCTCGCATGCGCTATACTGCCTTTGCATCTGcatggcgccgtgcgcgagagcgGCTTTTGCAGCTTTTGCACACCATGtacgcgccggcgctggagAGTGTGGTGGAAAATATTACAAAAATTCCTATGCTGCACGGCAATGTAGTTCATGGCGTCGCGATCGACGCCAGTGGTTGCGCAACCTACGAAGggatcgctgcgctgcttgccgacAAGCTCTGCTGCGACAAACGTATCAGCGTCGCTGTGACACCGTCGCAATGTACAAACCTTGTTGCGGCGCTATCTGCTTTTGTCACAGAGACAGTTTTGCAGGGCGAACGCGCATTGGCAGAAGCGCACCGCTCGACATCGTTCGAAGCACACGACGCAAAACGCGCCTCCATGGCCGCCATGTTTTACACGCACGAGCCTGGCGATCTCGGTCTGCTCCCTGCGTTTTTTGATGAATCGTTTGGTGAAGAATGGCCGCGTGTtacgctgctgcttgtTGGCGTAGAGCAGTACCCTGTCGCCGTGCTCAACGATTTCTTACAGGCACTGCTTACTTGGGCCTGCACACTGCCCTCAGCGCATGCACAATGGCTTTCTATTGTGCTTGTAAATACTGCGCCCACCCCTGTGTTGCTGCACACGCGTATACCAGATAATGAGCGCAACGTGTGGGTGCAGGCGGTGCTCACTCAGCCAGTGCTGCACCTTCTTGACCTTTCGCACATGTCCTTTCCCGACAAGACCGTGTTTTGGGAAGAGGTTGTGCTCCAGTTTTTTCTTGCGCCACAAACGGGACTGTGGCTAGGGCGCAGTATGCTTGCGATGGTGCGCCGAAGGTACTGGCATATTGAGGCCAGCTGGgaaagcgtcgcgcaatgTATTCGCTTGTGCTACCAACACCACTTTCACACACGCGCCATGTCTGCATGCGCCGACTGTGCCTTTACTGAGAGCCAAATCGAGCAATCCTGGACGCCTGAGATGTACGATGCGATGCGCGTGGCACTCTTTGCCGAGTATGCACCGAGTGCCGCGCCCAAGATACCCCGCTCCGTCCGCCCACTGCTTCGCGACAATACAAAACTGCTGCGTCACCTGCCAGAGGTGCGCGCACAAATGTATGCCACAgagacgatgcgcatcaTCATGATGACCGTACTCACCATTTTATTTGTATATACTGATATGCACGGCATTCATGGGACTAGGCTCAGCCTCACGGGATGCCTGGCCACGCTGCTTGAGTGGGACCCTCCTTTCACGGACTGGGACAAGTGCCGGACCGCAGCAAGTGCGCTGACTGCGACCACACCCACCAGTGCACAGCTCCTTGCCCTTTTGCAGAacttgtgcgcgacgattCCACCCTCACGCATCGAGTCGATGCTCGATGCAATGCTactggcgctgcaagcacgtAAAAATGTGGTCGACCATGAGAATGCGTTGATCATCGATGAAACAACtgcgcgtctcgcgcatctCAAAAGCACGGCAGGTGCGCAAGGGACGCAGAGCGGCACAGACACCGACccgcttgccgtgcgcgatgTTTTTACAGCATGGCTCACGGATGCATGGGCCGATATGCGCACCTACAAACCGTCCGGACTTGGCGCAGCGATATGGACGTATGACTTTGCGGATCCTATTTCAGCGGCTTCGGaaggtgctgcgcgtgcgagtCTCTTGATTTCTCTCGACGAGCCTGGCGCTTCGCTCGCGTCCATGTACGCTGCTGTGGCCGGCGCTTCGGGGCAGCGCCAGTTGGCTGTAGAGCACGATTGGCCTGAGCAAACACTGGGTGGCTCGGAGGtagcggcgctgcgcagtgtgctgcaagaggTGCAGGATGCTGGCGTGCCAGATGTATGTCGCGCATATGCATTGTACAAAGACTCGGCAAAGTTTATCAATCTTGCAGACTGGTTTGACGCATTTTCGCATTCTCTCGAAGCCGACGCTCGGGCAGAGAACACGCCTATACCATTTCAGGACGCATTACAAGTGCGCTTCAGTCTTGCGATCAATGAACTTGCGCATATGGGACTTTTAATGCCGACGGGGCGCAAACCCGAGCATTTGACACGCATGGTATGGGACTTGGCGGTGGATGGCCTCCCTGGAGATGGAGCACAATAA
- a CDS encoding RNA helicase (COG:A; EggNog:ENOG503NYNU), producing MAATKLIFGRALARPSLHRSIYGALRTYTVAPTALDGATDTAHAMQEPRMSVASLAGKVDASTLKALEKRPFSFTTLTEVQSQVFKLLPELANAGLTPTSTPLPDGKGRDLLVKARTGTGKTVGFLVPAIESRLNAIDGLSKRTLTLSFAASIKQEREHLLSDETPAATKVLAQAFTKTTVGVLVISPTRELAHQIATQAQHLLATHRDMHVHLLCGGESAHEQRRLWRRQSRDVVVATPGRLLDLMQDPMFSDAFATTQTLVLDEADMLLEMGFRSDIEEIIGYLPPPEQRNTMLFSATIDPSIEGIARETLHKNHRMIDCVPPGEKNVHLRVPQFVTLVDEPADYIPHMLRLIARDQMIHRELSKVMIFAPTTKLTQFVARLLPSLAHNLPGKRDTQILELHSNKDQASRTRISSRFRNITDTPSILVTSDVSARGVDYPNVTEVIQLGIPPSKEMYVHRVGRTGRGSKDGRADLVLQSWEGGFLTWELGEMPLQHISVAEFQTQVLDTAQALDADTELSLWPESIGDKMKRAKDKSGRRRTPISKRRPFTPLFGEEQLKEAASTARDATLDDFPPSPVMSGVLGYYKGRAAMLRVRIENIQRRLAPWFNELLGLDLPVYAFKDTGKDELSGRGRASGEWSKKSRDQKGRGREDWSFKSKLRGRGRFAKDERGYGRGEKSHARSWK from the coding sequence ATGGCTGCAACGAAACTCATTTTtggccgtgcgcttgcacggCCGTCCCTACACCGCAGCATTtacggtgcgctgcgcacataCACAGTGGCACCGACTGCCTTAGATGGTGCCACGGACACGGCACATGCAATGCAGGAGCCTCGGATGTCAGTGGCATCGCTTGCTGGAAAAGTGGACGCAAGCACGCTCAAGGCACTCGAGAAACGCCCCTTTTCTTTTACGACACTGACAGAGGTGCAGTCGCAAGTGTTTAAGCTGCTCCCGGAGCTTGCAAATGCAGGCCTGACACCAACGTCGACGCCTCTTCCGGACGGCAAAGGGCGCGATCTTCTGGTCAAAGCACGCACAGGAACGGGCAAGACGGTCGGTTTTCTTGTTCCTGCGATTGAATCGCGACTAAATGCGATAGATGGACTGTCTAAGCGTACACTCACTTTGTCTTTTGCTGCGTCCATCAAGCAGGAACGAGAGCACCTCCTTTCGGACGAGACACCCGCCGCGACAAAAGTATTAGCTCAAGCGTTTACCAAAACCACAGTTGGCGTTCTCGTCATTTCGCCTACACGCGAGCTAGCACATCAGattgcgacgcaagcgcaacaCTTGTTGGCCACGCATCGTGATATGCATGTTCATCTGCTCTGTGGTGGCGAGAGTGCGCACGAACAACGTCGGCTCTGGCGTCGGCAATCGCGCGACGTTGTGGTTGCAACGCCAGGTCGTCTGCTGGACTTGATGCAAGATCCCATGTTCTCCGATGCCTTTGCTACGACGCAGACGCTTGTactggacgaggcggacATGCTACTGGAAATGGGCTTCCGCAGCGACATTGAAGAAATCATTGGCTacttgccgccgcccgagcagcgcaataCGATGCTCTTTAGTGCGACGATTGATCCAAGCATCGAaggcatcgcgcgcgaaacATTGCACAAAAACCACCGAATGATTGACTGCGTACCACCGGGCGAGAAGAATGTGCATTTGCGCGTGCCTCAATTTGTGACGTTGGTCGACGAGCCTGCCGACTACATTCCACACATGCTGCGCCtcattgcgcgcgatcAGATGATTCACAGGGAGCTTTCCAAGGTGATGATTTTTGCGCCTACAACTAAATTGACGCAATTCGTCGCGCGGTTGCTTCCTTCTCTTGCGCATAATCTTCCTGGCAAACGCGATACACAGATTTTGGAGCTGCACAGCAACAAGGACCAGGCCTCGCGCACTCGCATTAGCAGTCGATTCCGCAACATCACAGATACCCCTTCGATTCTGGTGACTAGTGATGTGAGTGCGCGCGGTGTGGACTATCCCAATGTGACTGAAGTTATCCAGCTTGGTATTCCTCCAAGCAAGGAGATGTACGTGCACCGTGTCGGACGTACTGGCCGTGGCTCGAAAGACGGGCGTGCCGACTTGGTGCTGCAGAGTTGGGAGGGCGGTTTTCTTACATGGGAGCTCGGCGAGATGCCTCTTCAGCACATTTCCGTTGCCGAGTTTCAAACTCAAGTGCTGGACACGGCACAGGCATTGGATGCAGATACAGAACTGTCGCTTTGGCCCGAGAGTATAGGCGACAAAAtgaagcgcgccaaggatAAAAGCGGGCGTCGTCGCACTCCAATTTCCAAGCGCCGTCCATTCACACCTCTCTTTGGAGAAGAGCAACTTAAGGAAGCGGCCAGCACTGCACGCGATGCTACGCTGGACGATTTTCCTCCAAGCCCGGTCATGAGTGGTGTGCTTGGTTACTACAAGGgtcgcgctgcaatgctCCGCGTGCGCATTGAAAACATACAGCGACGTCTTGCGCCGTGGTTCAACGAGTTGTTGGGACTTGATCTTCCCGTGTACGCGTTTAAGGACACGGGCAAAGATGAGCTGTCTGGCAGAGGACGAGCCAGCGGCGAGTGGTCTAAGAAAAGCCGTGACCAAAAAGGCCGAGGCAGGGAAGATTGGTCCTTTAAGAGCAAGTTGCGCGGTCGTGGGCGGTTCGCGAAGGATGAGCGCGGATATGGACGCGGAGAAAAGAGCCATGCGCGATCTTGGAAGTGA
- a CDS encoding uncharacterized protein (COG:S; EggNog:ENOG503NZK0), whose translation MADPRFLEAWMGGRTDIQTKPRLNVRLDAPDGISYAPDQLDPHNSVKRVFYPPKLPEAQPDMYDFASEIAEHEGKPASANFVLEEETADETTPAQQLAALVRGQEKSDTIAEKTAEMHVNERDRDTALAEEVDAKADAVQEAGVEADKHIAANKNDNAKNEHLAQAPSSKSAAKKAKKKAKQAAEANNAENGAGKNAHATDADESVTMSTCNAQNSAISNDNQLPVSDVTTAPSAELEPTAPSAQRKQVAIAADVKTIEASQDVSEGTMDQVPLNGDAGSIKSAKSHAPSVAPTESGISIMSRTTHKSTGGVLPRVVRANLQVAPFQAPYDQRPDLKIQKADVWNTPTWSSFRSRETLSEQPIGRDAGTQWSDISSYASTTTLSQHYTPREMIAHLFVPDPRPWHPYRMVRRTNPRQVLLFCAGTALSAAEVRSAQAVRNALKERAAGADVNTKSLASYFGSTENTHTQGGIGFVFCPTKVLCNMTHAEIDPSRVEPNFSRRLERPDFHSSTTKQRATLRSSIAALEYHRWERDGFDKVVVATHCRWLARGISEDIWLWRKNGWMLTYHSPQGPMGDTVPNRDLWELLDYTIRSYEDIECV comes from the coding sequence ATGGCGGATCCTCGATTTCTCGAGGCTTGGATGGGAGGCCGTACAGACATCCAAACTAAACCGCGACTAAATGTCCGCCTTGATGCTCCGGATGGAATTTCGTACGCGCCAGACCAGCTGGACCCACACAACTCTGTAAAGCGTGTATTTTACCCGCCGAAACTGCCCGAAGCGCAACCGGACATGTATGACTTTGCATCGGAGATTGCAGAGCATGAAGGGAAGCCCGCGTCGGCGAATTTCGTGCTTGAAGAGGAGACTGCAGATGAAACAACGCCTGCACAACAGCTTGCGGCACTGGTGCGCGGGCAGGAAAAGAGTGACACTATTGCCGAAAAGACGGCGGAGATGCACGTAAATGAAAGGGATAGAGATACAGCGTTGGCGGAAGAAGTAGATGCGAAAGCGGACGCCGTGCAAGAAGCGGGCGTGGAAGCTGACAAACACATTGCTGCAAACAAAAATGACAATGCAAAGAACGAACATTTGGCACAAGCACCATCGAGCAAGTCTGCGGCCAAGAAAGCCAAGAAAAAGGCCAAGCAAGCCGCAGAAGCAAACAATGCAGAAAATGGCGCCGGAAAAAACGCCCACGccaccgacgccgacgaaTCGGTCACCATGTCTACTTGCAACGCCCAGAACAGTGCGATCAGCAACGACAACCAACTGCCCGTGTCTGACGTTACCACAGCACCCTCTGCAGAGCTCGAGCCGACTGCGCCTTCGGCCCAACGCAAGCAAGTGGCCATCGCAGCCGATGTGAAGACGATCGAAGCAAGCCAAGACGTAAGTGAGGGCACCATGGACCAAGTGCCTTTGAATGGCGACGCAGGGTCCATAAAGAGTGCCAaatcgcacgcgccaagcgtTGCGCCTACCGAGTCTGGCATCTCCATaatgtcgcgcacgacCCATAAATCTACGGGCGGTGTGCTCCCTAGAgtcgtgcgtgcaaatTTGCAAGTCGCTCCTTTCCAGGCTCCGTACGATCAACGACCGGACCTCAAGATCCAAAAAGCAGATGTATGGAACACACCGACATGGTCGTCTTTCCGCTCCCGTGAGACGCTCTCTGAGCAACCCATAGGCAGGGATGCCGGAACCCAGTGGAGCGACATCTCGAGCTACGCTTCGACCACGACCTTGTCACAGCATTATACACCGCGCGAAATGATTGCACACTTGTTCGTCCCTGATCCACGCCCGTGGCATCCGTACCGTatggtgcgccgcaccaaTCCACGCCAGGTCTTGCTTTTCTGTGCTGGCACGGCActgagcgctgcagaagTTCGCTCTGCGCAGgctgtgcgcaatgcactcAAAGAACGCGCCGCGGGCGCCGATGTCAACACCAAGTCCCTCGCGTCGTACTTCGGCTCCACGGAAAACACGCACACGCAAGGAGGAATTGGGTTTGTGTTCTGTCCTACCAAGGTGCTGTGCAATATGACACACGCAGAGATTGACCCAAGCCGTGTGGAGCCCAACTTTTCGCGCCGCCTGGAGCGCCCTGATTTTCACAGCAGCACGACAAAGCAGCGTGCGACACTGCGGAGTAGTATTGCCGCGCTTGAGTACCACCGCTGGGAGCGCGATGGGTTTGACAAGGTTGTGGTTGCCACGCATTGTCGCTGGCTTGCGCGTGGGATCTCGGAAGATATTTGGCTCTGGCGCAAGAACGGCTGGATGCTAACGTACCATAGTCCACAAGGGCCTATGGGAGACACTGTCCCGAACCGTGACTTGTGGGAGCTGCTGGACTACACGATCCGCAGCTACGAGGATATAGAGTGCGTGTAA
- a CDS encoding nicotinamide-nucleotide adenylyltransferase (EggNog:ENOG503NU32; COG:H), giving the protein MASSRAPAEERGASGTASGDSAVSLRYKALSADSYHLDSPPFTGAAVTGHGPVTQGLAPAGIEAQDGAMSGALQMDAQTMSSDADVPRFLLDAQYMQRIREFDEELDEQQTPSPPDAKPLSFRHSISVPRQPQSLDSYSFPRHRLPAEMRDESKTPLVIVACGSFSPPTYLHLRMFEMAKDQIDEAGHYELLAGYYSPVSDQYKKAGLAKGTDRVRMCELAVERSSNWLMVDAWESLQKEYQRTAIVLDHFNDEINGRCGERGVLMRDGTRRRVKIMLLAGGDLIQSMGEPGVWADQDVRHILGRYGCLIVERTGADVWSFLLSHDVLWEQRRNLIVVKQTIYNDISSSKVRLFIRRGYSIKYLLPNSVIQYIEQNKLYLGDEAART; this is encoded by the coding sequence ATGGCTTCCTCGCGTGCACCCGCCGAGGAACGCGGTGCGTCCGGGACAGCGAGCGGTGATTCTGCCGTATCGTTGCGGTACAAAGCATTAAGCGCCGACTCGTACCACCTGGATAGCCCGCCATTTACCGGCGCAGCTGTCACAGGCCATGGTCCTGTCACGCAAGGCCTTGCTCCCGCCGGTATCGAGGCGCAGGATGGTGCGATGTCTGGGGCCCTGCAAATGGACGCGCAGACAATGAGCAGTGATGCCGACGTCCCGCGATTCCTTCTTGATGCGCAGTACATGCAACGAATACGCGAGTTtgacgaggagctcgatGAGCAGCAAACGCCCTCACCCCCAGACGCAAAGCCGCTCTCTTTCCGGCACAGTATTTCTGTTCCTCGTCAGCCGCAATCATTGGACTCGTACAGTTTTCCGCGGCACCGTCTGCCCGCGGAAATGCGCGACGAGTCTAAGACGCCGCTTGTGATCGTTGCATGCGGTAGTTTTTCACCACCTACCTacctgcacctgcgcatGTTTGAAATGGCAAAAGACCAGATCGATGAAGCAGGGCATTACGAACTGCTAGCCGGCTACTATTCGCCCGTGTCTGACCAGTACAAAAAAGCAGGTCTCGCAAAAGGCACCGACCGCGTCCGGATGTGCGAGCTGGCAGTGGAGCGCAGCTCCAACTGGCTCATGGTTGATGCATGGGAGTCGCTACAGAAAGAGTACCAGCGCACTGCCATTGTGCTTGACCACTTTAATGATGAGATCAATGGCCGatgcggcgagcgcggcgtgctgatgcgcgacggcacgcggcggcgcgtcaaGATTATGCTGCTTGCCGGCGGCGATCTGATCCAGAGCATGGGCGAGCCTGGGGTGTGGGCCGACCAGGACGTGCGGCACATTCTTGGCAGGTACGGCTGCCTGATTGTGgagcgcacaggcgcggaCGTATGGTCCTTTTTGCTCTCTCACGATGTCCTCTGGGAACAACGGAGGAACTTGATTGTCGTGAAACAAACCATCTACAACGATATCAGCAGCAGCAAAGTGCGGCTCTTTATCCGGCGAGGCTACTCAATTAAGTACCTCTTGCCAAACAGCGTCATCCAGTACATTGAGCAGAACAAGCTGTACCTCGGCGACGAGGCAGCGCGTACATAA
- the MAK5 gene encoding RNA helicase (COG:A; EggNog:ENOG503NUN6) produces the protein MSARKEARSEGRRSVVRQADLPWTSMATTSEADAVNMTTDDGFEMLDAGCDDFMGLQVVEGFDVLREKDASGKHTLTKIVQVDDSDKILAANNAAKRSAQPKSKDIRGKAPKAAKKTAPHDKPASNSKLETASPTPHNEDEAISAALHAAREQSLLAEDDAGDDGDDHESADTEAPGWHDIPLHPRLKHALATCAFTKPTPVQAATIPPTLGGQRDIVGIAQTGSGKTLAYGLPILNYIMERAEDALPSTRPLESLILAPTRELALQVRTHLQNLSDASHRFARIATVCGGLSIQKQERLLTQHGGAHIVVATPGRLWDLLKTNDAFARRVRQTRFLVIDEADRMVETGHFAEMDAILGMVRRTAGAALDANPEMQTLIYSATMAKSLQINLKRRKWRKNQRAAHSANTLDDLMSRIDFRDANPLVLELSPERHVAETLTEAKIECLRKDKDTYLYYLLLRYPGRTLVFFNSIDAVRRVVPLLHELNIPAHPLHGQLQQQQRLRNLDRFRREQGTSVLLATDVAARGIDIESIDHVVHFQIPRSADTYVHRSGRTARAGKQGIAVALIEPSEQRLWRDICATMQRAEQVPSLPVEYGFLAPIRERIALARSIDTLLHTESKHAHDDAWLRDLAQEADLDMDSEPDDPDADMHIATSKKGRPRSAQNHAAAAKTSELRAELGALLAKPLHTRGLHQRYITSGVDTGFAQSMLRGAQSSEMLGVKRSSAHSDVKNQQKRARR, from the coding sequence ATGAGTGCTCGGAAGGAAGCGCGGAGCGAGGGGCGGCGTAGCGtagtgcgccaagcagaCTTGCCATGGACCTCGATGGCCACGACAAGCGAGGCAGATGCGGTAAATATGACGACGGATGATGGATTCGAGATGCTCGATGCAGGGTGCGACGATTTTATGGGACTGCAAGTGGTCGAGGGATTtgatgtgctgcgcgagaaaGACGCTTCGGGGAAGCATACGCTTACCAAGATTGTCCAAGTCGATGACAGTGATAAAATTCTTGCGGCGAATAATGCTGCCAAGCGCTCTGCGCAGCCAAAAAGCAAGGATATACGTGGCAAGGCGCCCAAAGCGGCCAAGAAAACTGCTCCACACGACAAGCCCGCATCGAACAGCAAGCTTGAAACTGCATCTCCTACACCACACAACGAAGACGAGGCGATCAGTGCTGCGCtacacgccgcgcgagaGCAAAGCCTGCTTGCGGAGGACGACGCCGGTGACGATGGCGACGATCACGAGTCTGCCGACACCGAAGCGCCAGGATGGCACGATATTCCATTGCACCCACGGCTCAAGCATGCGCTTGCAACATGCGCGTTTACCAAGCCTACGCCAGTACAGGCAGCAACTATTCCCCCTACGCTTGGCGGGCAGCGCGATATTGTGGGAATTGCCCAGACAGGCTCGGGTAAGACGCTTGCGTATGGCCTACCGATTCTAAATTATATCATGGAGCGTGCGGAAGATGCATTGCCGAGTACGCGTCCTTTGGAATCATTGATTCTTGCGCCTACTAGAGAGCTTGCCCTGCAAGTTCGCACGCACCTCCAGAACTTGTCTGACGCATCGCaccgctttgcgcgcatcgcaacGGTATGTGGCGGCCTTTCCATTCAGAAACAGGAACGTTTGCTTACGCAGcatggcggcgcacacaTTGTAGTAGCAACGCCGGGCCGTTTATGGGATTTGCTCAAGACGAACGAcgcatttgcgcggcgcgtgcgccaaacgcgaTTCCTTGTCATTGACGAGGCGGATCGAATGGTGGAGACAGGGCACTTTGCCGAAATGGACGCGATCCTCGGCATGGTACGCCGCACTGctggtgcagcgctggatgccAACCCAGAAATGCAGACGCTGATCTACTCTGCTACCATGGCCAAATCCCTGCAGATCAATTTaaagcgccgcaaatgGCGCAAAAaccagcgcgcagcacacaGCGCCAACACACTCGACGATCTCATGAGTCGCATTGATTTCCGCGATGCAAACCCGCTTGTGCTGGAACTTTCTCCGGAGCGGCATGTCGCAGAGACACTGACCGAGGCCAAGATCGAGTGTTTGCGCAAAGACAAAGATACCTACTTGTACTATCTCTTGCTACGCTATCCGGGCCGTACGCTTGTGTTTTTCAACTCGATCGATGCGGTGCGTCGCGTGGTACCCCTACTCCACGAACTCAACATACCTGCGCACCCGTTGCATGGccagctccagcagcagcagcgactCCGTAATTTGGACCGCTTCCGTCGAGAGCAGGGCACCAGTGTGCTGCTCGCCACAgacgtcgccgcgcgtggaatTGACATTGAAAGCATCGATCACGTTGTGCATTTCCAAAttccgcgcagcgcagacaCGTATGTGCACCGCTCGgggcgcacggcgcgtgcgggTAAACAAGGCATTGCTGTCGCTTTGATTGAGCCGTCCGAGCAGCGGTTATGGCGGGATATCTGTGCGACGATGCAACGTGCCGAGCAGGTACCAAGCTTGCCGGTCGAGTATGGCTTCCTCGCACCGATCCGCGAGCGGATTGCGCTGGCAAGAAGTATCGATACACTGCTGCACACGGAATCAAAACACGCTCATGATGATGCATGGCTTCGTGATCTTGCACAAGAGGCAGATCTCGATATGGACAGCGAGCCCGACGATCCTGACGCTGATATGCACATCGCCACATCCAAAAAAGGCCGgccgcgctccgcgcaGAATCACGCGGCAGCAGCCAAGACGAGTGAGCTGCGTGcagagctcggcgcgctgttgGCAAAGCcactgcacacgcgcggcttgcacCAGCGCTATATTACAAGTGGCGTGGATACAGGCTTTGCACAAtccatgctgcgcggcgcacagtCAAGCGAGATGCTTGGTGtgaagcgcagcagcgcacacagTGATGTGAAAAACCAGCAAAAACGTGCACGTAGGTAG